Proteins from one Enterobacter bugandensis genomic window:
- a CDS encoding HlyD family secretion protein, with product MKFSVSRRTILLSALLILMMTMIFFVWSTMLNNDTRTNDAYVNADYTLVAPKVSGYIKNIYVADNQRVKAGQTLATLDDRDYTIALEMAQANLQLSQAKHLSSLAQLEQQQSIIAQTKATLLASQASAQYASQNAERFNKLYQRGTVAADDQQKAHSTQRSASAVVRQNEAALTSAEKQVGVLRAALRQAEADVAVAQAKVSQARLNLSYTRIVAPVDGMVGQRSVRLGAYVNAGTRLLAVVPLHQTYITANYLETQLANVQQGQKVLIKIDAMPGKKFTGHVDSIAPATGATFSAIQPDNATGNFTKVVQRLPVKIVLDGNQPDAKLLRVGMSAVPEIEIR from the coding sequence ATGAAATTTTCTGTATCCAGAAGGACGATTCTGCTCAGCGCATTATTAATTCTGATGATGACGATGATATTTTTCGTCTGGTCGACAATGCTGAATAATGATACACGTACCAATGATGCCTATGTGAATGCGGATTACACACTGGTAGCACCAAAAGTATCGGGTTATATCAAAAATATCTATGTCGCGGATAACCAACGGGTTAAAGCAGGGCAAACACTGGCCACGCTGGATGACCGAGACTACACAATAGCGCTTGAAATGGCGCAAGCTAATTTGCAGCTTAGTCAAGCAAAACACCTGAGCAGCCTTGCACAACTGGAGCAGCAACAATCCATTATTGCTCAGACTAAAGCGACCCTTTTAGCCAGTCAGGCATCGGCGCAGTACGCCAGTCAGAACGCTGAACGTTTTAACAAACTTTATCAAAGAGGTACCGTCGCTGCGGACGATCAACAAAAAGCCCATTCAACGCAGCGTTCTGCATCCGCAGTCGTTCGTCAGAACGAAGCTGCTCTGACCTCAGCAGAAAAACAGGTAGGCGTGTTGAGGGCTGCATTACGTCAGGCGGAAGCCGATGTTGCAGTCGCGCAGGCAAAGGTCAGTCAGGCGAGGCTTAACCTTTCTTATACGCGTATTGTTGCACCAGTCGATGGGATGGTAGGCCAGCGTTCGGTGCGCCTCGGTGCCTACGTTAACGCAGGGACACGTCTGCTGGCCGTGGTTCCGCTACATCAAACTTACATCACTGCCAATTATCTTGAAACACAGCTGGCAAATGTTCAGCAGGGGCAGAAGGTCTTAATTAAAATTGATGCCATGCCTGGCAAAAAGTTTACTGGACATGTCGATAGTATCGCTCCTGCAACCGGCGCAACGTTTTCAGCCATCCAGCCAGACAATGCAACGGGTAACTTTACTAAAGTCGTCCAGCGTTTACCGGTGAAAATAGTGCTGGATGGTAATCAACCCGATGCAAAATTATTGCGCGTCGGGATGTCAGCCGTTCCTGAAATTGAGATCCGCTAA
- a CDS encoding carboxymuconolactone decarboxylase family protein codes for MKRPNWFQVSAEGSKALGTLHHFATTGTNLPEELIHLVFLRVSQINGCAHCIDIHTRDLMKCGMSVEKIVLIPVWEEATYLFSDLEQAALAWAEEVTRVSETHASDEAYSAALSVFGEKDLVDLTIVIATMNALNRMGVSFRMKPLAKA; via the coding sequence ATGAAACGTCCAAATTGGTTCCAGGTATCTGCAGAAGGCTCAAAAGCACTGGGAACGCTGCATCATTTCGCCACAACAGGAACAAATCTCCCGGAAGAGTTAATACATTTGGTTTTTTTAAGAGTATCTCAGATTAATGGCTGCGCGCATTGTATTGATATTCACACCCGCGATCTTATGAAGTGTGGCATGTCGGTAGAGAAAATAGTTCTGATTCCCGTATGGGAGGAGGCTACATATTTATTCTCGGATCTGGAGCAAGCGGCGCTGGCATGGGCTGAAGAAGTTACCAGAGTAAGTGAGACACATGCTTCGGATGAAGCGTATTCTGCAGCGCTTTCAGTATTTGGTGAAAAAGATTTGGTCGATTTGACCATCGTTATTGCAACAATGAATGCACTTAATCGTATGGGCGTCAGCTTTCGAATGAAGCCGCTGGCCAAGGCATAA
- a CDS encoding helix-turn-helix domain-containing protein, with product MKEKIHQINNPQVQRLNEILELKKLTKSDMARICGVSAQSVNNWFVRGTIGKSSAIKLADALGVSLEWILGQDVGERNGLKPDEQRLLELYRQLPEEEQQNMLRIFAIRLKELDELYEKYIKGRIRTQDE from the coding sequence ATGAAAGAAAAAATTCATCAGATAAATAACCCGCAAGTTCAGAGACTTAACGAGATCCTTGAACTTAAGAAGCTGACCAAGTCAGACATGGCACGCATTTGTGGCGTCAGTGCTCAGTCTGTCAATAATTGGTTCGTTCGTGGGACGATTGGGAAAAGCTCAGCTATAAAGCTTGCGGATGCGCTTGGGGTAAGCCTTGAGTGGATTCTTGGTCAGGATGTTGGTGAGAGAAACGGATTGAAGCCGGACGAACAACGGTTGCTGGAACTATATCGTCAGCTTCCAGAAGAAGAGCAACAGAATATGCTCCGCATTTTTGCGATTCGCCTGAAAGAGTTGGACGAGCTATACGAGAAGTACATAAAGGGGCGGATTCGTACGCAGGATGAATAG
- a CDS encoding replication protein, which produces MSNTAEIINFPHRTEQPGGRMADLSNGYTKVANEIQKLKPRLRMSGREWQCFEAVIWLTYGWNKKQDRVTNTVIAELTGLSDSHVSDALKSLAERKIIFSQKQGVMKTVGINTDLSAWILDKPKTGKVFPKSGKVLPKTGKTFPETVDTQDYNKNNNKISSSRNSDEFRNQKTQKFLSRHPEAADGIYTPAGKSWGSADDLKAARWIYDRLLTVNASLSEPNWAEWANTIRLMRIQDKRTHYDICDLFQWANRDEFWKDNILSPSSLRKKWDQLTTKRLRATGAVKPSRGGIDLHNTDWIDGVLE; this is translated from the coding sequence ATGTCAAACACAGCTGAAATTATCAATTTCCCCCACAGAACCGAACAACCGGGAGGTCGTATGGCCGACCTGTCGAACGGGTATACCAAGGTCGCTAACGAGATCCAAAAGCTCAAGCCTCGTCTGAGAATGTCAGGCCGGGAATGGCAATGTTTTGAGGCGGTGATCTGGCTTACCTACGGCTGGAACAAGAAACAGGACCGCGTGACGAACACGGTGATTGCCGAGCTTACAGGGCTGAGTGATTCGCATGTTTCTGATGCGCTCAAATCACTCGCAGAACGCAAAATCATCTTCAGTCAAAAGCAGGGCGTAATGAAAACGGTCGGTATAAATACTGACCTTTCCGCCTGGATTTTAGACAAACCGAAAACGGGAAAAGTCTTCCCGAAATCGGGAAAAGTGTTACCGAAAACGGGAAAAACCTTCCCGGAAACGGTAGACACCCAAGACTATAACAAGAACAATAATAAAATATCCTCGTCTCGGAATTCTGACGAATTCCGAAACCAGAAAACTCAAAAGTTTCTCTCTCGCCATCCTGAAGCTGCCGACGGGATATACACCCCAGCAGGTAAATCATGGGGATCCGCTGACGACCTCAAGGCCGCCCGCTGGATTTACGACAGGCTCCTCACCGTCAACGCATCGCTCTCCGAACCCAACTGGGCTGAATGGGCAAACACCATCAGGCTGATGCGTATCCAGGACAAGCGCACACACTATGATATTTGTGACCTGTTCCAGTGGGCCAACCGGGACGAGTTCTGGAAAGACAACATCCTGAGCCCTTCGAGTCTGCGCAAGAAGTGGGATCAACTCACCACCAAACGGCTGCGCGCAACCGGAGCGGTAAAACCTTCCCGGGGCGGTATCGACCTGCATAACACCGACTGGATTGACGGGGTGCTGGAATGA
- a CDS encoding toxin YdaT family protein produces the protein MQTFSFQQSSRASSNPMIFPCHKSESAAQDVDHRDICSAVRAWAAAEGRVAVALQIQEAAEELQLDGVDFSGEADVWNVKLFRWLDNKDDSSSYRRNVEQLLPAIMSVLPLRYRDRVVKNDSFAYRMARLEKEVSEAKQALMLDAPKKEKLKELGEGIFEMFRVDPDLTAPLLAMVTTMLGAM, from the coding sequence ATGCAAACTTTTTCATTTCAACAGAGTAGCAGAGCTTCCTCTAATCCAATGATATTCCCGTGTCATAAAAGCGAATCGGCAGCGCAGGATGTTGATCATCGAGATATTTGTTCTGCAGTCCGGGCATGGGCAGCGGCAGAAGGGCGCGTAGCTGTTGCGCTTCAAATCCAAGAAGCGGCGGAAGAACTTCAACTTGATGGCGTGGATTTCTCAGGCGAGGCAGATGTCTGGAACGTGAAGCTGTTCCGTTGGTTGGACAATAAAGACGATTCCTCATCCTACCGTAGAAACGTCGAGCAACTGTTGCCAGCGATTATGTCTGTATTGCCGCTTCGATACCGCGACCGTGTCGTAAAGAACGACTCGTTTGCTTACCGAATGGCCCGGCTGGAAAAAGAGGTAAGTGAGGCGAAGCAAGCTCTGATGCTCGATGCACCGAAGAAGGAAAAGCTGAAGGAGTTAGGAGAGGGGATTTTCGAAATGTTCCGTGTCGATCCGGATCTCACAGCGCCGCTGCTGGCGATGGTCACAACCATGTTGGGGGCAATGTGA
- a CDS encoding transcriptional regulator, producing the protein MKAIDKAIIKAGTATRLAGLLEVSAMTISHWRNRYMGVVPADRVLPIYSVTGVTPHELRPDLYPNPTDGLPKQEP; encoded by the coding sequence ATGAAAGCAATTGATAAAGCCATCATCAAAGCCGGAACAGCAACCCGTTTAGCGGGGCTGCTTGAAGTAAGCGCAATGACCATCAGTCATTGGAGAAATCGCTATATGGGAGTGGTTCCAGCTGATCGAGTACTCCCAATTTATAGTGTGACCGGCGTAACTCCCCACGAACTACGTCCAGATCTCTACCCAAACCCCACAGACGGTTTACCTAAACAGGAGCCTTAA
- a CDS encoding FMN-dependent NADH-azoreductase, with product MMKLLHIKVSPDLSGSASRAASERLVEKLRAHHAELEESVLDLAQRPLPHLDAFTIAGFFTPPDLRSEAQLTAIKTSEQLVDQLFDCDTLVISSPMWNLGLPSVLKAWFDHITRAGRTFAFTPEGKKIGLVSGKKVYCVVASGSVFAHGPFVADDQFTPYIRVALEYIGITDVQFIRVDGTHDPVTRTTALPHALQTIDRLF from the coding sequence ATGATGAAACTGCTTCACATTAAAGTCAGTCCGGATTTATCAGGATCGGCATCCCGCGCGGCGTCTGAACGCCTTGTAGAAAAATTACGCGCGCATCATGCCGAGCTTGAAGAATCAGTTCTGGACCTGGCTCAACGGCCGCTACCACATCTTGATGCATTTACCATTGCTGGTTTTTTTACCCCACCAGACCTACGTAGTGAAGCTCAGCTCACCGCTATTAAGACTTCGGAACAACTGGTAGATCAGCTTTTTGATTGCGACACACTGGTTATCTCATCACCGATGTGGAACCTCGGCCTGCCTTCCGTGCTGAAGGCCTGGTTCGATCATATAACCCGCGCCGGACGAACTTTCGCCTTTACGCCAGAGGGCAAAAAAATAGGGCTAGTCAGCGGCAAAAAAGTGTATTGCGTTGTCGCCAGCGGCAGCGTATTTGCCCACGGTCCATTTGTAGCAGATGACCAGTTCACGCCCTACATTCGCGTAGCGCTTGAATATATTGGCATTACCGACGTGCAATTTATTCGGGTAGACGGCACGCATGACCCCGTAACTCGTACTACAGCATTACCCCATGCACTGCAAACCATTGATCGTTTATTTTAA
- a CDS encoding GNAT family N-acetyltransferase encodes MKIEHYDTATDLARCFALMRELRSKLTNEKQFIAQVQRQQAQGYRLAGLEQDGKPIALAGYRLLENFIHGQFCYVDDLVTVSEARGQGMGATLLNHLAVIAREYGCGQMVLDTAISNSGAQTFYQRVGYTALGLHFYRDLT; translated from the coding sequence ATGAAGATTGAACATTACGACACCGCTACTGACCTTGCCCGTTGCTTTGCGCTGATGCGGGAACTACGCAGCAAACTGACGAATGAGAAACAATTTATCGCCCAGGTACAGCGCCAGCAGGCGCAAGGCTATCGGCTTGCAGGACTGGAGCAGGATGGCAAACCAATAGCGCTGGCCGGTTATCGACTGCTCGAAAATTTTATTCACGGGCAATTCTGTTACGTCGACGATCTGGTAACAGTGAGCGAGGCTCGCGGTCAGGGGATGGGTGCAACGCTGTTGAATCACTTAGCGGTAATCGCACGTGAATACGGTTGTGGTCAGATGGTCCTTGATACCGCCATTAGTAATTCAGGAGCCCAGACATTTTATCAGCGTGTCGGATACACCGCCCTCGGCCTGCACTTTTATCGCGATCTCACCTGA
- a CDS encoding carboxymuconolactone decarboxylase family protein — MSSRVNHFKTIPALAKTLADASMALGKISLDKKLKHLVDIRASQLNHCAFCLDMHVKEAKMHGERELRLYHVAIWRESPLFSAKEKAALALTEALTRIGNNGVSEALYNELREHFSEVEVSELTFTVAVINAWNRLQILSQMAPGSMDSAYGLDRAELH, encoded by the coding sequence ATGTCGTCACGTGTGAATCATTTCAAAACCATCCCGGCACTGGCTAAAACACTTGCCGATGCTTCTATGGCATTAGGAAAAATCTCGCTGGATAAAAAACTTAAGCACTTAGTGGATATCCGTGCCTCACAGCTAAATCATTGTGCATTTTGTCTGGATATGCATGTTAAAGAAGCAAAAATGCATGGAGAGCGTGAACTGCGTCTTTATCACGTTGCAATCTGGCGGGAATCGCCATTGTTCAGCGCCAAAGAGAAAGCTGCTCTGGCACTGACTGAAGCTTTGACCCGCATTGGTAATAATGGTGTAAGCGAAGCGCTTTACAACGAATTGCGCGAACATTTCTCTGAAGTGGAAGTATCAGAGTTAACATTCACCGTTGCTGTAATTAATGCCTGGAACCGTCTGCAGATTTTATCGCAGATGGCACCAGGCTCGATGGATAGCGCTTACGGTCTGGATCGTGCTGAATTACATTAA
- a CDS encoding replication protein P, whose translation MKHLAESIRSFDREQARRVAHNLPEQYTEREQTQQVAQIINGLFVQLAAAFPASLVNRSQEDVNEIRRQWVLAFKENGINTMEQVEAGMRQVRRQERPFLPSPGQFIKWCREGHCVLGITTADVMAEYWKWRKLVYRYPSSELYPWPKAVYYHICLELRRRGTNGQLSLKELEREASDILDVWEKRVLAGKPIPPVRRALAAPVSSKGPTPAERLKAKYERMKAEGRA comes from the coding sequence ATGAAACATCTTGCAGAGAGCATTCGCAGTTTTGACCGGGAACAGGCTCGCCGTGTGGCGCACAACCTACCTGAGCAGTACACTGAACGCGAACAAACGCAGCAGGTGGCGCAGATTATCAACGGGCTATTTGTACAGCTGGCGGCCGCGTTCCCGGCAAGCCTGGTTAATCGCAGCCAGGAAGACGTGAACGAGATCCGCCGACAGTGGGTGCTGGCCTTCAAAGAAAACGGGATAAACACCATGGAGCAGGTTGAAGCCGGTATGCGCCAGGTACGCCGTCAGGAGCGTCCATTTCTGCCGTCGCCAGGCCAGTTCATCAAGTGGTGCAGGGAAGGGCACTGCGTGCTGGGGATCACCACTGCTGACGTCATGGCTGAATACTGGAAGTGGAGGAAGCTGGTTTATCGGTACCCGAGCAGCGAGCTATATCCGTGGCCAAAGGCGGTTTATTACCACATTTGCCTTGAACTGCGGCGCCGTGGAACAAATGGTCAGTTGAGTCTTAAAGAACTCGAGCGTGAAGCCAGTGACATTCTGGATGTGTGGGAAAAGCGGGTGCTGGCCGGGAAGCCGATTCCGCCCGTTCGTAGAGCGTTGGCAGCACCAGTATCGTCGAAGGGACCGACACCTGCAGAGCGTCTCAAAGCCAAATACGAGCGGATGAAGGCTGAAGGAAGGGCATAG
- the pdxR gene encoding MocR-like pyridoxine biosynthesis transcription factor PdxR: MGYKEIYARYRQQIQDGLLKPGARVPSIRSLASELQVARKTVETAYEILIGEGYFVSLGAKGTYINPELRLTSTVSADNAVSSCSLNTQITERKGDLRLGIPALDEFPHKKWLLISGKAARSLRPEEMLMPPVMGFQPLREAISSYLNISRGMNCRPEQIFVTSGYRANLRLILSVLAQPDDKVLFEDPGYFYGQQLLKRMASNLHYIPVDRQGMDVDFLQRYHNDARFAIVTPTHQSPLAVSLSLPRKHQLLAWAQQNSSWIIEDDYDGEFHYTRKVIPALKSLDMHDRVIYTGTFSKTLMPAMRIGYMVIPQETVARFSELGEILETGLPLLPQKILAQFLSEGHFYRHIKKMRLLYQQRRRMMLEAIETSFPGLFEFELTDGGMHIVAFLQRGIVDTALAALWTQHELYVRPLSSWYAQTQKRYGLVIGYTNIRSTEEAQKILERVKEKTLALMQH; this comes from the coding sequence ATGGGGTACAAAGAGATTTATGCCCGCTATCGTCAGCAGATTCAGGACGGTCTTCTGAAACCGGGAGCGCGCGTTCCCTCGATTCGTTCGCTAGCAAGCGAGTTGCAGGTAGCGCGAAAAACGGTAGAAACCGCGTATGAAATTCTTATTGGAGAAGGCTATTTCGTGAGTCTGGGGGCAAAGGGGACCTATATAAATCCGGAGCTCAGGCTAACTTCAACGGTCAGCGCAGACAACGCTGTATCGTCTTGTTCACTTAACACACAGATTACTGAAAGGAAGGGTGATCTGAGGCTCGGAATCCCTGCCCTGGATGAATTTCCCCATAAAAAATGGTTACTAATATCGGGAAAAGCTGCGCGAAGTCTTCGTCCAGAAGAAATGCTCATGCCCCCGGTAATGGGCTTTCAGCCGCTACGTGAGGCCATTTCAAGTTATCTCAATATTTCAAGAGGAATGAATTGCCGACCAGAGCAAATCTTTGTTACCAGCGGCTATCGGGCCAACTTACGGTTAATTCTGTCGGTACTTGCACAGCCTGACGATAAAGTGCTGTTTGAAGATCCTGGCTACTTTTATGGTCAGCAATTATTGAAGCGAATGGCATCCAATCTGCACTATATACCTGTTGATCGGCAGGGCATGGATGTTGATTTTCTTCAGCGCTATCACAATGATGCACGCTTCGCTATCGTTACACCCACTCATCAAAGTCCGCTCGCAGTTAGCCTTTCATTACCGCGTAAGCATCAGCTGCTGGCCTGGGCACAGCAAAACAGTAGCTGGATAATCGAAGATGATTACGACGGAGAGTTTCATTACACACGAAAAGTAATCCCGGCGTTGAAAAGCCTCGATATGCATGACCGGGTTATTTATACCGGTACGTTTAGTAAAACGCTAATGCCAGCTATGCGTATCGGCTATATGGTAATACCACAGGAGACGGTAGCCCGTTTCAGTGAACTGGGCGAAATCCTTGAAACGGGTCTACCATTACTGCCGCAAAAAATACTTGCGCAATTCCTTAGCGAAGGGCACTTCTACCGGCATATAAAAAAGATGCGCTTACTCTATCAGCAGCGGCGTCGCATGATGCTTGAAGCAATTGAAACGAGCTTTCCAGGGTTATTTGAATTTGAGCTTACAGATGGCGGGATGCATATTGTTGCCTTTCTGCAACGTGGCATTGTAGATACCGCATTAGCTGCATTATGGACACAGCACGAGCTTTACGTCCGGCCACTCTCGAGCTGGTATGCGCAGACACAAAAACGTTATGGGTTAGTCATTGGATACACTAATATTCGCTCAACCGAAGAGGCGCAGAAAATTTTGGAGCGGGTTAAGGAAAAAACACTGGCGCTTATGCAGCATTAA